In Nocardioides sp. JQ2195, a genomic segment contains:
- a CDS encoding ABC transporter permease, which yields MASQAGGWASSTLPARIVTDLGGRIRKGIETAGAMIVLAIEAVASAATDMVRRKFSWSEFLLQAWFMSRVSVLPTILVAIPFGIIVSIQVGGVAAQIGAQSFSGAVNGIGVLRQGAPLVTSIMIAGAVGAAITSDLGARTIREEVDALKVMGINPVQRLVAPRVVAALVVAFFLNIVVASTSIVTGYILNVGGGQVSSGTYIAAFVSFAQPSDLFLASGKALIFGFIATIVACHKGLTASGGAKGVADAVNESVVISVIALAMVNVALTQAYVMLAPARIA from the coding sequence ATGGCATCGCAAGCAGGAGGTTGGGCGTCCAGCACTCTTCCGGCTCGCATCGTCACCGACCTGGGTGGCCGCATCCGCAAGGGCATCGAGACCGCCGGTGCGATGATCGTGCTCGCCATCGAAGCCGTCGCGAGCGCAGCGACGGACATGGTCCGGCGCAAGTTCTCGTGGTCGGAGTTCCTGCTGCAGGCCTGGTTCATGAGCCGGGTCTCGGTCCTGCCCACGATCCTGGTCGCGATCCCCTTCGGCATCATCGTCTCGATCCAGGTCGGCGGGGTGGCCGCGCAGATCGGTGCCCAGTCGTTCAGTGGCGCCGTCAACGGCATCGGCGTGCTGCGCCAGGGCGCACCCTTGGTCACCTCGATCATGATCGCCGGTGCCGTCGGCGCCGCGATCACCTCCGACCTCGGCGCTCGCACGATTCGCGAGGAGGTCGACGCGCTCAAGGTGATGGGCATCAACCCGGTGCAACGACTGGTCGCGCCGCGGGTGGTCGCGGCGCTCGTCGTCGCCTTCTTCCTCAACATCGTGGTCGCCTCGACGTCGATCGTGACCGGCTACATCCTCAACGTCGGGGGTGGGCAGGTCAGCTCCGGCACCTACATCGCTGCCTTCGTCTCGTTCGCCCAACCCAGCGACCTGTTCCTGGCCAGCGGCAAGGCGCTGATCTTCGGCTTCATCGCCACGATCGTGGCCTGCCACAAGGGTCTCACCGCCAGCGGTGGGGCCAAGGGCGTCGCCGACGCGGTGAACGAGTCCGTGGTCATCTCGGTCATCGCCCTGGCCATGGTCAACGTGGCCCTGACCCAGGCCTACGTGATGCTCGCGCCGGCAAGGATCGCGTGA
- a CDS encoding ABC transporter permease, which translates to MAVNTGVQSALVRFNDFVWFSWTTFRGARFTLQNYYKEVLRQLADISWGSGALLVGGGTVGVMVLLSLSAGTSLGIEGFNGLEIMGLAPLTGFVSAGVNTRELAPLVAALALGGQVGCRFTAQIGSMRISEEIDALEVMAVNPMRYLVTTRVLACMFAILPLYLIGLLGAYAASEASVVFIFGQSRGTYEHYFYSFIDGRDVFLSIVKILVFAMMVALIHCWFGFRAGSGPQGVGEATGRAIRCSIVVVVLVDMLLTLAFWGSDPGFRVAG; encoded by the coding sequence ATGGCCGTCAACACAGGCGTGCAGAGTGCGCTGGTCAGGTTCAACGACTTCGTCTGGTTCTCGTGGACCACGTTCCGTGGAGCCCGGTTCACGCTGCAGAACTACTACAAGGAAGTGCTGCGCCAGCTGGCCGACATCAGCTGGGGGTCCGGTGCGCTGCTGGTGGGTGGCGGCACGGTCGGCGTGATGGTCCTGCTGTCTCTCTCAGCCGGCACGTCGCTGGGCATCGAAGGCTTCAACGGCCTCGAGATCATGGGCCTGGCGCCCCTGACCGGCTTCGTCAGCGCGGGCGTCAACACCCGTGAGCTGGCGCCACTGGTCGCGGCCCTCGCGCTCGGGGGACAGGTGGGATGTCGCTTCACCGCCCAGATCGGCTCGATGCGCATCTCGGAGGAGATCGACGCCCTCGAGGTGATGGCGGTCAATCCGATGCGCTACCTGGTCACCACGCGCGTGCTGGCGTGCATGTTCGCAATCCTGCCTCTCTACCTGATCGGTCTCCTCGGCGCGTACGCCGCGTCGGAGGCCTCGGTGGTGTTCATCTTCGGCCAGTCCCGAGGCACCTACGAGCACTACTTCTACTCCTTCATCGACGGCCGCGACGTGTTCCTGTCCATCGTGAAGATCCTGGTCTTCGCGATGATGGTGGCCCTGATCCACTGCTGGTTCGGATTCCGGGCCGGGAGCGGCCCCCAGGGAGTCGGTGAGGCGACCGGCCGCGCCATCCGCTGCAGCATCGTGGTGGTGGTCCTGGTCGACATGCTGCTGACGTTGGCGTTCTGGGGCTCCGACCCCGGTTTCCGGGTGGCCGGCTGA
- a CDS encoding DNA-3-methyladenine glycosylase 2 family protein, producing the protein MQREWRPDWPCPAGQILAVARRGPGDPSYRIDPAGAHWRGVRTPLGPGALRVEARAAEATVLAQAWGPGAEWLLDRVPTMLGADDDWDGFEARHPVLEDALRRNPHWRIGRTGLVMEALVPAVLEQKVTGQEAFLGFRRLVRGHGERAPGPHDDLWLQPTPEVLAAIPSWEWLRMRVDGARSRAVVTAARVAASLERTTAVTHDEADRRLRSLPGIGIWTSAETRVRAHGDPDAVSFGDFHVAKDIGWALRGRPADDAELAEILQEWAGHRYRVQALLSLGGHRRPRRGPRMAPRGHLPG; encoded by the coding sequence GTGCAGCGTGAATGGCGTCCCGACTGGCCGTGCCCGGCCGGCCAGATCCTCGCGGTGGCACGCCGGGGACCGGGGGATCCGTCGTACCGCATCGATCCTGCGGGTGCCCACTGGCGTGGTGTGCGTACGCCGCTCGGTCCCGGCGCGCTGAGGGTCGAGGCGCGCGCGGCCGAGGCGACGGTGCTGGCACAGGCGTGGGGCCCGGGCGCCGAATGGTTGCTCGACAGGGTGCCGACGATGCTGGGCGCCGATGACGACTGGGACGGCTTCGAGGCGCGGCACCCGGTGCTGGAGGACGCGCTTCGGCGCAACCCGCACTGGCGGATCGGGCGCACCGGGCTGGTGATGGAGGCCCTGGTGCCTGCCGTGCTGGAGCAGAAGGTGACGGGCCAGGAGGCATTCCTGGGCTTTCGGCGGTTGGTGCGTGGACATGGCGAGCGGGCGCCGGGGCCGCACGACGACCTCTGGTTGCAGCCGACGCCCGAGGTGCTGGCCGCCATCCCGTCCTGGGAGTGGTTGCGGATGAGGGTCGACGGCGCTCGTTCGCGAGCGGTCGTGACCGCCGCGCGAGTGGCGGCGTCCCTGGAACGGACCACCGCAGTGACGCACGACGAGGCCGACCGCAGGCTGCGTTCGCTCCCGGGAATCGGGATCTGGACCAGTGCGGAGACGCGGGTCCGGGCGCACGGGGACCCCGACGCGGTGAGCTTCGGTGACTTCCACGTCGCCAAGGACATCGGGTGGGCGCTGCGGGGGCGGCCGGCGGACGACGCGGAGCTTGCCGAGATCCTCCAGGAGTGGGCCGGTCATCGCTACCGGGTGCAGGCCCTCCTGTCCCTGGGCGGCCACCGTCGTCCTCGCAGGGGGCCACGCATGGCTCCCCGGGGTCATTTACCTGGCTGA
- a CDS encoding TetR/AcrR family transcriptional regulator has translation MSKGRSQATESRRAAAATRRRQRETEILAATRALFDERGVRDVNIDEIARNVGTNRAILYRHFSGKEELFALTLVSYLDELRERMHAVVATGGTPRERVAGMVEAFVDFGIEFPAFVDCAQTLMRRPGPELLEEISESALFRLGRGIARCLAMLSDALDEGVAAGTFEVEDTNLLANHMYATGLGALQLARVGMLIKELAPGIPTIAPVSVAQVRRYVVDTSLALATGPA, from the coding sequence ATGAGCAAGGGACGAAGCCAGGCAACCGAATCCCGGCGTGCCGCCGCAGCCACGCGGCGCCGCCAGCGCGAGACCGAGATCCTGGCCGCCACCCGGGCCCTGTTCGACGAGCGCGGGGTCCGCGACGTGAACATCGACGAGATCGCCAGGAACGTCGGCACCAACCGTGCGATCCTCTATCGCCACTTCTCGGGCAAGGAGGAGCTGTTCGCGCTGACCCTGGTCAGCTATCTCGACGAGCTCCGGGAGCGCATGCACGCCGTGGTCGCCACCGGTGGCACCCCTCGCGAGCGGGTCGCGGGCATGGTCGAGGCCTTCGTGGACTTCGGGATCGAGTTCCCAGCCTTCGTGGACTGTGCCCAGACGCTGATGCGTCGTCCCGGGCCCGAGCTGCTCGAAGAGATCAGCGAGTCAGCCCTCTTCCGTCTCGGCCGGGGCATCGCCCGCTGCCTGGCCATGCTCAGCGACGCCCTCGACGAGGGCGTCGCCGCCGGCACGTTCGAGGTCGAGGACACCAACCTCCTCGCGAACCACATGTATGCCACCGGGCTGGGTGCCCTCCAGCTGGCTCGGGTCGGCATGCTGATCAAGGAGCTCGCGCCGGGCATTCCGACCATCGCCCCGGTCTCCGTCGCGCAGGTGCGCCGGTACGTCGTCGACACCAGCCTCGCCCTGGCCACCGGCCCCGCCTGA
- a CDS encoding MCE family protein, producing MLLVLVVVVGLLLAKSFGTFDDTVPASVNLDTAGGALETGAEVKLDGIVVGSVDSIEPAPEGVDIGIQFDPEQAEKVPGNVTVRVLPVSIFGAAYVELLRPERPRGHVTSDVSLEQDASAETIELGDLLEDTQELVEALGPAELATMLDTFASTLDGKGDNLGEMIETANRAVARIEPSMPLIRQDIRLATIVMSMFSQITPNLFTALDGVMAAGQTMIDMEREFRSVLTGLGDLSGSVDKVVTDNKDLLTAGLPDLRRVVHALYLSRGDIPRTFAAVIALADNGGEAFEFGPFMRIDADLRLTPATGYGPGDCPSYNGLRGRGC from the coding sequence ATGCTCCTCGTGCTCGTCGTGGTGGTCGGGCTGCTGCTGGCCAAGTCCTTCGGCACGTTCGACGACACCGTGCCGGCCTCGGTCAACCTCGACACCGCTGGTGGTGCCCTCGAGACCGGAGCCGAGGTCAAGCTCGACGGCATCGTCGTCGGCTCGGTGGACTCCATCGAGCCGGCGCCCGAGGGGGTGGACATCGGCATCCAGTTCGACCCGGAGCAGGCCGAGAAGGTCCCCGGCAACGTGACCGTCCGGGTCCTGCCGGTGAGCATCTTCGGAGCCGCGTACGTCGAGCTGCTGCGTCCTGAGCGTCCCCGGGGGCACGTCACCTCCGACGTCTCCCTCGAGCAGGACGCGTCGGCCGAGACCATCGAGCTGGGTGACCTGCTCGAGGACACCCAGGAGCTCGTCGAGGCTCTCGGCCCCGCCGAGCTGGCCACCATGCTCGACACCTTTGCCAGCACCCTGGACGGCAAGGGCGACAACCTCGGAGAGATGATCGAGACCGCGAACCGGGCGGTGGCCCGCATCGAGCCCTCGATGCCGCTGATCCGTCAGGACATCCGACTCGCCACGATCGTGATGTCGATGTTCTCGCAGATCACGCCCAACCTGTTCACCGCACTCGACGGCGTGATGGCTGCGGGCCAGACCATGATCGACATGGAGAGGGAGTTCCGCTCGGTGCTCACCGGGTTGGGTGACCTGAGCGGCTCGGTCGACAAGGTCGTCACCGACAACAAGGACCTCCTCACTGCGGGCCTGCCCGACCTGCGCCGTGTGGTGCACGCCCTCTATCTGAGCCGCGGCGACATCCCGCGCACGTTCGCCGCGGTGATCGCCCTGGCCGACAACGGTGGAGAGGCGTTCGAGTTCGGGCCTTTCATGCGCATCGACGCAGACCTGCGACTGACGCCCGCAACGGGGTACGGCCCCGGTGACTGCCCCTCCTACAACGGCCTGCGTGGCCGGGGCTGCTGA